A segment of the Pseudoalteromonas sp. DL-6 genome:
GTTACACCTAGGAAAGTGAGAAACATAATGGCAAAAGTAAACCAAAATATTATTAAAGCGCTTGAAGAAGAGCAGCTTAAAACAGACGTACCTGCATTCGGCGCTGGTGATACAGTAGTTGTACAGGTAAAAGTAAAAGAAGGTGCTAAAGAGCGTCTACAGGCCTTTGAAGGTGTTGTAATCGCTAAGCGTAATCGTGGTCTTCACTCAGCATTCACAGTTCGTAAAATCTCGAACGGTGAAGGTGTTGAGCGTGTATTCCAAACGCACAGCCCTCTTATTGATAGCGTAACAGTTAAGCGTCGCGGTGCGGTTCGTCGTGCTAAGCTTTACTATCTACGTGAGCGTTCTGGTAAATCTGCACGTATTAGAGAAAAACTTAACTAATACGCGCTGTTTATCAACGCAAAAAAACGGGTTGCAACCTTTGGGTTGCAACCCGTTTTGGTTTTAATGCTATTGCGGTTTTTATATCGCTACATTTAAAAACCAATACACACATTAACCAGCTTGCGTTAAAGTGTGGTTCACTTCAAAGCACAATATCTTCTCACTTCTTGCAAAAAATGATGTACAAAAATGAATGATAAAACGATAGTTACACACAACGGCAATTTTCACGCAGATGATGTTTTTAGTATCGCTGCGCTTAAAATTATTTTCCCTTCTTTTACCCTGATCCGCACACGCGATAATGCGATTATTAATGACGCCGATGTGGTTATTGATGTTGGCGGTCAATATGACCCACAAACTGACCGATTTGATCACCATCAGCGCGGCGGTGCCGGTGCTCGTGAAAATGGGATTCCTTTTTCATCATTTGGCTTGGTGTGGAAAAAGTATGGTTTAGCAATATGTGATGATAACCAAGATGTGGCTAATGCGGTGGATGCAGGGCTTGTATCAACTATTGATGCCATTGATTGTGGTCATGTGGAAGGGGTTGCTACAGGCATTAGCTTAAGTCAAACAATTTCTATGTTTAACCCAACTTGGGAAGAGGAAAGTAATTTTGATACTGCTTTTGATCAAGCAGTCGAGTTTGCACACACTTTGCTGATTCGTTTTGTGGCCTCAGCGCGTGGTGGTTTAAATGCTAAAAAGATTGTTGCTCAAGCAATTAAACAAGCTGACGATCCTCGATTAATCGTATTGGAGCGTTATACGCCGTGGAAAAAAACCGTACATAGTTTATCTGAAGAGGCATTATTTGTTGTTTACCCATCTCATTCTGGCAAGTGGATAGTGCAAACGGTACCTGCAGAGTTAGGCTCTTTTGAAGACAGAAAGTCGTTACCTGCACCGTGGGCAGGATTATCGGATGATGAATTTCAAGCGGTAACTGGTATAGATGACGCTATGTTTTGTCACAATGGCTTATTTATCGCCGGTGCAGAATCATTCGACAGTGTTATGTCGCTTGCGGCTATGGCATTAGAATACTAATAGTTCTCCTTAACCGCTCGCCGGTTACTTAATAAAAGTGGCTTTTGCCACTTTTTAAGATCCTCTACTTAACCTGAACCTACGTAAATTCAATGTAGTTAGCGCTGAAATAGCTGCTTGAGATAGATTTATTATCTAGCGTTTAGGTTACTTACTACCGTTTCCACCTTGGTTTTAGTTGAACAACTGATAGTGATCTTTTCAATAATTTGCCTTTTAACCCCTAACGTATCCTGTTAGTATTTATCGTATTGATTAGTTTACTTTTTTGTAAGTTTTAATTTACGATTTTGCTTTTTTGGATGGAATGAGAACGTGGCAGAGATAAGTGATTTAGCGCAGCTAAGAACAGGTATAGATGAATGCGATGCGCAACTGGTTGCCTTACTTGCAAAACGCAATGGTATTACCCAACAAATAGGCGCAATAAAACAACAAACTGGCGCGCCATTACATGCACCCGATCGAGAAGCTGATTTATTAGCTGCACGACGCCAAGAGGCTATTAATCAAGGTGTAAATCCTGATTTAGTCGAAGACATTCTCAGACGCATGATGCGTGAAGCTTATCAAAATCAACAAGCCAAATTAGCCTGTGTCGACCCACAATTATCGCCAATTGTTATTGTTGGTGGTGAAGGGGCAATGGGTCAGTTATTTGCAAAACAATTTCAGCGTTCGGGTTACGAAGTCAAAATTTTAGATAAAGCGCAGCAATTGCAGGCAGCGGATATTCTAAAAGGTGCAAAACTGGTGATGATCAGTGTACCAATAAATGCTCTTGAAACCGTTGTTAACGAACTTCCAAAGCTTGATGATGATTGTTTGCTGGTTGATATTACATCAGTTAAACAAGCACCATTAGCTGTGCTTAAAAAAGTACATAGTGGGCCAGTTGTTGGTTTACATCCCATGTTTGGACCTGATATTTCCCATTGGGTGAAACAAACCGTGGTGGTGTGCGAAGGGCGTAATCATGAAGTGGCGCAAGGGTTACTAAAGCAACTACAAATATGGGGTTGTCAGTTGGTTGAACTTGATGCCAAAAAGCATGACGAAGCAATGCAAATTATTCAGGTTATGCGCCATTTAACTACCTTTGTGTACGGTCAGTTTTTAGCAAAACAGGGGCACACACTCGCCGAGTTAAGAAGTTGTTCATCACCTATTTATCAATTAGAGCTGATGATGGTTGGCCGTTTATTTGCGCAATCGCCAGAGCTGTACACTGATATTATGTTAGCGCAATTTGATAATGTAGAAAGTTTATTAGCGCAGTATCAGTCGCTGTTTTCAGAGACGCTCGAAAAGCTAAAAGCAGGGGATAAGCCCGCCTTAATTGATGCTTTTGCTGATGCAAAGTCTTATTTTTCAGATTCAACGGCGCACTTTTTAACCCAAAGCCGCAGTTTATTAAATAAAGCGAATGACGCGAAAGTACTCGATTAAAATTACTGAAAACAAAAAAGGGCCGATAGGCCCTTTTTTTAGTTAGCTTTCTACGCTAACAGCTTGCAAAGACTCGCTTTGGTAGCAACCGAGAACGCGCACGTATTGAGTGTGCTGTTTTAGCTCTTCTAATGCATGCTTAACTTGGTTATCGATTAAGTTAGCCTCCAAGTCTACATAAAATACTTCTTCCCATGGGTTACCAGGCGTAGGTCGAGATTCTAGTTTCACTAAATTAATATTATGCTGTTTAAAAATCATTAACGCATCGGCAAGTGAACCAGCTTGTTGCTTGGTTGACATAATTAAGCTGGTTTTAGTCGGAATTTGTGTCGATACTTGCAGTGGTTTGCGGGCAACGACAATGAAGCGACTGTGATTTTCTTTTTGGTTGGCAAGATTCGCCTTAATCACTTCAAGACCTACATTTTTCCCTGCTTGCGCTGAGCCAATTGCGGCACTATTTGGCGTTTCCATAGCAGACTTGAGTGCGCTTGAGGTTGAGTCACAGGTTTCATGCTGAAGTTCACCAAGCCCTTGTAAAAAGCGGCTACATTGGGCAAAGGGTTGTGGGTGCGCAAATACCTTGGTTAATTGGCTTAGCTCAGTGCCTGGGGTTGCTAATAAGCAATGATCAACGCTATGAGTAACTTCACCGACAATAGAGACTTGTGCATGCTGCAGTAAATCAAATACTTCATTAATACTACCCGAACTCGTATTTTCAATAGGCAGTAAGCCAAAGTCGGCTTGACCTTTTTCTACTTTTCCGGTGATTTCCTCAAATGAGGTGCAACCAATTTCAACTAATTTACCCGGGCGACGGCTAAAATATTTATGACACGCAAGCTGACTATACGAGCCTTGACCGCCTAAATACGTTACGCGATGAGTTTCGCTCAGTGCATCGGGATTTAAATTCTTTTGCAGCATGGCTTGTTGATGCAACACAGAGTCTTCTAATATCGTTTGGAAAACATTGTTAACGTAGTAAGCGTCAAGTCCTAACGATTTGCCATAGCCTATGAGTTTTTCGAGTAAAGCCAGTTCACGGGCTTCATCACGAATGGGTTTATTATTTGCTATTTTATATTCAACGACGCCATGACTAATACGGCGTCGTTTTGCTAGCAAGACAAGTAAATCGTTGTCGATTTCATTTATGTCGTGCCTGAGAGTATCGAGTACATCGTTGCTCATTTGGTTTTCCTCATTCCAAAACATGTCACTGATTATGCAGTGAAAACAAAAAAGCCTCCCGGTTGGGAGGCTTTACTATTCGGTTGATTTTATCTCACAAACAGGGAAGCCTCTTCTACATAAAGAAGCTAAAAAAAGAAAAAAAGGTGTGTGAGTAATTTATATTCATACCCTTAATGTATGAAGTGTAACCCCCAATGTCAACAAGCACTTACAGGAAATCGGCTTTTTACCCGATATATAGACAAAACACGTTGTTTTTAGAAAACTTCATAAATAATTTATAATTCTGATTTAAGTTCTGGTATATTTCTATTACTTGCAAAAATAATAATTATAAATAAGGTTGGCTTTTTGTGTATCGACGCCCTCCATCTCGATTTGGCATAAACTCACTCAGTGTAAAGTTATCATTGTTGATCTCTGGCATCTGTTTAGTGGCAGGCATTTGCGCGGCTGCATTAATGCTCAAGTCAGAAGAAAAACAGCTTGTCTTTGAAGAGCATGAGGTATTAAAGCAATCAAATGAATTATTAATAAAACAATTTAACAACTTGATAGCGACCAAAGTTAAAATAGCAGAGCAAGCTAATATTGTTGTTAGCGAGCAGTTATTTGAAGGGCAGCTGTCATTTAAAAATAATAATACACCCACAATGCAGCTGACCAATGATGGCTCAGTGCGCAGTGCATCAGCAGATGGCCTATCTGCCGCGTTTATCCCTCAAACTGCATATTCTCCCTTTTATAAACAGCTAATTGCTGACTCAGAATCGCTTTGGAAAGTTATTTCTCCGACGTTAATCCAAGACTTTTATAATTTTTATCTTATAACTAAAGATAACTTTATTCGTGTTGCACCACCTAATTGGGCGCTTAATGTGCCCGGCAATTACACATTCAACCAAAGTGAGAGCTTTAATTATGCCAAATCGTTAACTAACCCACAGCGTGATCCGCTTTGGTCGCGGGTTTACTACGATAATGTATGGAATAAATGGGTAGTGAGTTTAATTGTTCCTATTTATAAAGATGATGAATTTTTAGGTGTCACGGGGAGTGATATTTCACTCGATTCCTTAGTATCGCAATTACCCGTGGGTGGAAAAGAAAAGCACCTTGTCGTATTTGATGAGCAAGGGCAATTATTAGCGCACCCAAATTTAGGCTCTGATAGTTATACAAAATACGGTGAGGCAGGTAAAAAGCTACTACCAGAAGATTTTATTTCCCCTGAACTAAAGCGCGTTATTGATAACGCAGGGCAAATTCAATTGCCAGAATATGCCGATTCGTTTTCATTAAATGATGAAGATTACATTATCAACATTCATAAGGTGGCAGGTGTAAACTGGTATGTAGGTGTTTATAAAAAGCGCTCTTCAACGTTATCGGCACTTAAAGATTTAAAGCTTAAGTTTTTTGGCTTATTTATTCTGTATGCCATTTTAGTTGCTTTATTATTACACCAAGCACTCTACCAATTAGTATTAAGACGCTTACATTCATTGGTTTATGCAGTTACTAATTTTGGTAAAGGCCAGTTAGAAATTGATTTTCCAAAAGAAAATAAAGATGAAATTGGTACGCTTAATGGTTCATTCAAAGATATGACCATTGAAATTCGTAAACTCATTGATGGCTTAAATCAGCGTATAATAGAAAAAGAAATCGCAGAAAAAGCAGCAAACCGTTTGTCTAAAGCGGTTGCGTTCTCGGGGACGGGGGTGGTGATCACCGATGAAAATTTTGTCATTGAATATGTGAATCCAAAAATGTTGGAGATGACAGACTTTGCCGAAAATGACTTCTTGCGCCAGCCATTACTGACAATTATTGCTAATGAAATGACCATGTTGGTTGAAGATATTGATCTTGATTTACGCAACCGTAATTATTGGCGAGGAGATACGCTTATTGAAGCGCAAAATAAGCCGCCATTATGGGTATCGCTAAGTGTGTCACCAATTCGAGAAGACGGTGGTAAAATCACCAGTTACGTGGCATCAGCGCAAGATATTTCGTTTGTGAAAGAAAGCCAACGAAAAATGGAACAGCTCGCTTACTTCGACACATTAACCGGACTTGCTAATCGTACATTCTTTAGGATGCAACTTAGAAAATCCATGGCGCTTGCTGAAAGAGGGCGTTACTCGTTTGCTTTATTTTATTTTGACCTTGATGAATTTAAACGTATTAATGACACTTTAGGCCATGATGCGGGCGATCAGCTATTGGTTGAAGTGGCAACACGCTTAAAACAGCGTTTACGTGCGGAAGATACCATAGCCCGTTTAGGGGGGGATGAGTTTGCTGTTCTACTTAGCGGTATTGAGCACCAAGAAGAAGCATCTGAAGTCGCTGATACAATACAAAAAACGTTAAATCAGCCAATAAAACTTGGCAGCAATGAAGTGATTGTTAGTGCAAGTATTGGTATTACCTTAGCGCCATTTGATAGCCTAGAAGAAGATCAGTTATTAAAGCATGCCGATTTAGCTATGTATGAAGCAAAAGCCAAAGGGCGTAATACTTTCCACTTTTATAGCCAAGATCTTAATGCGGCAGCTAATGAACGATTATTCCTTGAAAATGAGTTGCGCCATGCGATTAAAGAAAAGCAACTCACGCTGCATTACCAGCCACAGGTTGATTGTCGCGATAACAGCGTGGTGGGATATGAAGCATTGCTTCGTTGGTTCCATCCTACACAAGGGTTTATTCCTCCGACTAAGTTTATTCCCATAGCCGAGGCAACCGGTTTAATTGTGGAGCTTGGTCAATGGGTGCTACAACAAGCCTGTGAGTTTACTAAGCGACTAGAGCAACAAGATAGAGCAAGTAATATGTCGATTAACCTGTCAGCAAGACAGTTTAAAGACGCAAGCTTAGTACCTATGCTGAAAAAGATAATTATAGAGACACAAATTAACGCAAAAAGTCTGCATCTTGAACTAACCGAGAGCATGCTGATGGGTAACGTTGAGGCGGCTATTGAACAGTTGCATCAACTTAAAAAATTGGGTATCTCAATTTCTATTGACGATTTTGGTACGGGTTACTCTTCGCTGAGTTACCTCAAGCGTTTCCCCGTCGATATTCTTAAAATTGATCGCTCGTTTGTCAAAGATATCCCTGAGGATGACAACGACATGGAGATCACTGCGGCCATTATCGCTATGGCACAAAAGCTGAAGCTTGATGTGGTTGCTGAAGGGGTTGAAACAATCGAGCAAGTTGAGTTTTTACAAAACAATAATTGTTTTATTGTGCAAGGGTATTATTTTAGCAAGCCAGTGGCTGAAGATGATATCCCCGCATTATTTGATCAACTAGCTGCGCTAAAAATTATTGAATAAGTAAAAAGTTGCGGGTTAACCACCCGCAATTTTTACTTTAAATTTTAACCCTTCTAAAATAGCTTTTAGTTTGTCGCGGTCATCACCTTGTACTTCGATAACCCCTTCTTTTACTGCGCCGCCTTGGCCCATCTTACTTTTTATTGTTTTAGCTAACTTTTTCAAATCATGCTGTTGTGGATCAAGACCAACAACCAGCATTACACCTTTGCCTTTTCGGCCTTTGGTTTGACGCTCTATGCGAATAGAGCCATCTTTAAATAGTTTTACATCCAGTTCTTTTTCTGGCTTTGGCTGGTCAATTCGCCCCGTTGCTGTTGAATACACTAAGTGACTATCACTCATAATTAACCTACTTAAGATTGAATATAATAATGCGGTAAATAATAACAAATTTACGACGCAAAGACGTAATTTTTACGCCTCGATTCATTTTTATAAAGTTATAAGCTTAACAATATTGACCTCATTAGGCTTATTAAAAATGCGCTTAAGTATTTTTTAAAAACCGTTTTAAATTGGCTAGCACTATAAAAATATCCATGCTACTATTTCGGCATTATAGATGTATGGACGTCCAAATGCTTAATTCTTACTTAGAGCACGCTCAGCTTAATATTGAGCAACAGTTAATTCACGCTGAGCTAGAAAAGCTCGATCAATATCTAAATAATAATGCTGCACCAGCGGTGCGTTTGGAGTATCAAATTCCTGAGCTAGGTGAAGGAGGGGCATGTAGCTTATTTGGTTACCTACAAGATGAGCCATTTAAACTAAGCGATTATGTTAGTCAAAGTGCGCAAACAACTGAAAAGCTGGCGCAACTTCAGTTAATTGTTGACTACGTTATTGAAAATACGCAGCTTGATTGGTACGGCATTTATCAAAACACCGTCACCAATGAAGGTGAGCAGCTATTAAAGCTGGCTTATTTTGGTGCCCCGAGTCGTCCTTTGTTTCCGCTTACCGATGAATTTGCAATGGGCAGTAATAACGTTCAAGTAGCGCTTAGCGGTAAAGGACGCGTCATTAATAATGTTGAGCAATATATAGCAGCAGGCGGTGAGTATTATACCTGCGATCCGAAGGTAAAAGCAGAAGCCTGTTTACCGTTATTTAATGCACAACAGCAGTGTGTAGGTATTGTTGATGGTGAAGCCTTCAATACTGATTTTTTTGATAAAGCGACGCTGGCGTTATTAATTGCGTGTTGCATTAAAATTCCTCACTTTTTAGTGTAAATAACACTAGTCAACCTAGTGAGTTTTTATGTTAAGCTTAGCGCAACAGCTAACCCCTAAATAACGAAGAGATAGTCAATGTTCTCAGTATTAAAACCATTACCAACAGACCCTATTCTTGGCCTTATGGCGGCCTATAAGCAAGATACTAACCCAAATAAGATTGACTTAGGGGTTGGTGTATATAAAGACGAGCAGGGGAATACCCCGGTATTAAAGTCAGTAAAAAAAGCAGAAGCATTTCGTTTAGAAAATGAAATGAGCAAATCTTACATTGGTCTTGCTGGTAATTTAGATTACTGTCAACAAATGGAAAATCTTCTACTAGGTGAACACCCAGCATTATTAGCTAATCGCGTACGCACAGCACAAGCTCCTGGCGGTACTGGTGCACTTCGTGTTGCTGCAGAATTCATTGTACGTTGTAATCCAGGCGCCACTGTATGGGTAACGAATCCAACGTGGGCAAACCACATTAGCTTATTTGAAGCTGCAGGCTTAACGGTAAAAGAATACCCATATTACGATTACGAAAACAAAGATCTATTGTTTGATGAAATGGTTGAAACCTTAACGCAGGTGCCTAAAGGCGATGTAGTGCTGCTACATGCATGTTGTCATAACCCAAGTGGTATGGATTTAAACGAAACACAATGGAACACCATTGCAGAACTTGCAAAAGATGTGGGCTTTACACCATTAATTGATATTGCATATCAAGGTTTCGGTTCTTCTTTAGAAGAAGATGCAAATGGCCTGCGTATTTTAGCCAATGCGGTTGAAGAGTTAATTATTTGTTCTTCATGCTCTAAAAACTTTGGTTTATACCGTGAGCGTATTGGTGCTTGTTCAATTATTGCCAAAGACAGCGCAACAGCTGATATTTCAAATTCAGTATTACTGAGTGTGGTACGTAGCATTTATTCTATGCCGCCAGCGCACGGTGCAGATATTGTAAACACTATTTTAAGCAGCACAGAGCTAACGCAGTTATGGCACAGTGAGCTTGATGAAATGCGTAACCGCATTAATGGCTTACGTAGTTTAATTAAAGACAGTTTGGCAGCGAAAGATATTGCGCAAGACTTCTCGTTTATTGACCGCCAACACGGTATGTTCTCTTTCTTAGGTATTAATAAAGAGCAAATTGAGCGCCTACAAAAAGAATACGGTATTTACATTGTCGGCTCTAGCCGTGTAAACGTAGCTGGTATTAGCCAAGCAAACATCGATTACTTTGCTAACGCCGTTGCTGATGTATGTAAGTAACCAATAATAAGCCTTAGCTTATTAGCAATAAAAAACCGCACACTCGTTGCGGTTTTTTATTGTTTACAAAACAGCTTAAAGCCAGCGAATAGCGCCTGCAATCCGTTCATTGTACATATCGACCGGTGAGCCAAGGCTTGCAATTAGCACGGTATCAGCTTGTTTGCCCCGACTTATATGGCCAGCATATCGAGAGTCACTAAAATCACCCGAACCTATTTCAAATACTTTATTTTCGCTAGGGACAATAAACACGGTCATAGGTCCAAAGTCAGATTCAAACACTAAATGAATGCCTTTTTCACCTTGAAAATCACAAAAATTAACGTAAGTTACTTTGCCTGGTAAATCAGTAAGTTGACCGCCAAGTAAAGCGAGCTTTTCGTTGATAGTTTGGATGCTAATTGGTTGAGTTTTATTTAACACGTAAACTTCATGATAAACATGGGCTAGCGCATGCTCACCAGCCGCATGATTAATATTTTGCTCTGCGCTAAACATAAACGCACTGACTGCAACTACAAACGAAGCAGCTAATGCCAAATGCACGCGGTCAAACTTAAACCAAGAACGTGCACTAATCACGTTACCTTTTTGCTCAAGTTCATCTGTTCTGGCTTTTTCTTTTAACGAAGTGTTTAAGATAATCCGTTCGGCAAGATTCTCAGGTACAGTAATATCAAGCGCGTCGTCGAGCTGTTTACCGAATGCTTTGCTTTCATTTAAAAACTGTTGCCTGTCGGCACTGCTGTTCGCAAATTCCTGTAGTTCTTTGTCTAGCTCGTTTGGCTGCGCAATTGTGCGGCGACGAAACTCAAGTTCATCCATTATTTTGATGCTCCTTTAAGTTGATCATCATCACGGCTTAATGCCTCTTTAAGTTGATTTTTTGCTCGAAATAAACGCGTCATAACCGTATTTTTATTTAAGTTAAGTATGTCTGCAATTTCATCTCCAGTGCAGCCCATAACCACCTGTAGCAACAGCGGCTCTTTGTACTCATCAGCCAATAATGAAATTTGCCGCTGGATAACAGTTTGCTCCATTGCAGCATCTAAACTATGGCTGGTTTGATCCACCAATGTGTCGTTATCTACATCACTGTAATCAAATTGCTTACGCTCAAAGCGTCTGGCATTCTCACGCCTTAAAATGGTCAGCAACCATGGCTTTGCTGCTTTTTGATCGAGTAACGAATCAAGCGAGCGCCATGCACGCAAAAAGGTTTCTTGCACTAAGTCATCAGCAATAGTCGGAT
Coding sequences within it:
- the rplS gene encoding 50S ribosomal protein L19 is translated as MAKVNQNIIKALEEEQLKTDVPAFGAGDTVVVQVKVKEGAKERLQAFEGVVIAKRNRGLHSAFTVRKISNGEGVERVFQTHSPLIDSVTVKRRGAVRRAKLYYLRERSGKSARIREKLN
- a CDS encoding MYG1 family protein; this encodes MNDKTIVTHNGNFHADDVFSIAALKIIFPSFTLIRTRDNAIINDADVVIDVGGQYDPQTDRFDHHQRGGAGARENGIPFSSFGLVWKKYGLAICDDNQDVANAVDAGLVSTIDAIDCGHVEGVATGISLSQTISMFNPTWEEESNFDTAFDQAVEFAHTLLIRFVASARGGLNAKKIVAQAIKQADDPRLIVLERYTPWKKTVHSLSEEALFVVYPSHSGKWIVQTVPAELGSFEDRKSLPAPWAGLSDDEFQAVTGIDDAMFCHNGLFIAGAESFDSVMSLAAMALEY
- the tyrA gene encoding bifunctional chorismate mutase/prephenate dehydrogenase; this encodes MAEISDLAQLRTGIDECDAQLVALLAKRNGITQQIGAIKQQTGAPLHAPDREADLLAARRQEAINQGVNPDLVEDILRRMMREAYQNQQAKLACVDPQLSPIVIVGGEGAMGQLFAKQFQRSGYEVKILDKAQQLQAADILKGAKLVMISVPINALETVVNELPKLDDDCLLVDITSVKQAPLAVLKKVHSGPVVGLHPMFGPDISHWVKQTVVVCEGRNHEVAQGLLKQLQIWGCQLVELDAKKHDEAMQIIQVMRHLTTFVYGQFLAKQGHTLAELRSCSSPIYQLELMMVGRLFAQSPELYTDIMLAQFDNVESLLAQYQSLFSETLEKLKAGDKPALIDAFADAKSYFSDSTAHFLTQSRSLLNKANDAKVLD
- a CDS encoding chorismate mutase, giving the protein MSNDVLDTLRHDINEIDNDLLVLLAKRRRISHGVVEYKIANNKPIRDEARELALLEKLIGYGKSLGLDAYYVNNVFQTILEDSVLHQQAMLQKNLNPDALSETHRVTYLGGQGSYSQLACHKYFSRRPGKLVEIGCTSFEEITGKVEKGQADFGLLPIENTSSGSINEVFDLLQHAQVSIVGEVTHSVDHCLLATPGTELSQLTKVFAHPQPFAQCSRFLQGLGELQHETCDSTSSALKSAMETPNSAAIGSAQAGKNVGLEVIKANLANQKENHSRFIVVARKPLQVSTQIPTKTSLIMSTKQQAGSLADALMIFKQHNINLVKLESRPTPGNPWEEVFYVDLEANLIDNQVKHALEELKQHTQYVRVLGCYQSESLQAVSVES
- a CDS encoding EAL domain-containing protein, whose amino-acid sequence is MYRRPPSRFGINSLSVKLSLLISGICLVAGICAAALMLKSEEKQLVFEEHEVLKQSNELLIKQFNNLIATKVKIAEQANIVVSEQLFEGQLSFKNNNTPTMQLTNDGSVRSASADGLSAAFIPQTAYSPFYKQLIADSESLWKVISPTLIQDFYNFYLITKDNFIRVAPPNWALNVPGNYTFNQSESFNYAKSLTNPQRDPLWSRVYYDNVWNKWVVSLIVPIYKDDEFLGVTGSDISLDSLVSQLPVGGKEKHLVVFDEQGQLLAHPNLGSDSYTKYGEAGKKLLPEDFISPELKRVIDNAGQIQLPEYADSFSLNDEDYIINIHKVAGVNWYVGVYKKRSSTLSALKDLKLKFFGLFILYAILVALLLHQALYQLVLRRLHSLVYAVTNFGKGQLEIDFPKENKDEIGTLNGSFKDMTIEIRKLIDGLNQRIIEKEIAEKAANRLSKAVAFSGTGVVITDENFVIEYVNPKMLEMTDFAENDFLRQPLLTIIANEMTMLVEDIDLDLRNRNYWRGDTLIEAQNKPPLWVSLSVSPIREDGGKITSYVASAQDISFVKESQRKMEQLAYFDTLTGLANRTFFRMQLRKSMALAERGRYSFALFYFDLDEFKRINDTLGHDAGDQLLVEVATRLKQRLRAEDTIARLGGDEFAVLLSGIEHQEEASEVADTIQKTLNQPIKLGSNEVIVSASIGITLAPFDSLEEDQLLKHADLAMYEAKAKGRNTFHFYSQDLNAAANERLFLENELRHAIKEKQLTLHYQPQVDCRDNSVVGYEALLRWFHPTQGFIPPTKFIPIAEATGLIVELGQWVLQQACEFTKRLEQQDRASNMSINLSARQFKDASLVPMLKKIIIETQINAKSLHLELTESMLMGNVEAAIEQLHQLKKLGISISIDDFGTGYSSLSYLKRFPVDILKIDRSFVKDIPEDDNDMEITAAIIAMAQKLKLDVVAEGVETIEQVEFLQNNNCFIVQGYYFSKPVAEDDIPALFDQLAALKIIE
- a CDS encoding translation initiation factor, which translates into the protein MSDSHLVYSTATGRIDQPKPEKELDVKLFKDGSIRIERQTKGRKGKGVMLVVGLDPQQHDLKKLAKTIKSKMGQGGAVKEGVIEVQGDDRDKLKAILEGLKFKVKIAGG
- a CDS encoding GAF domain-containing protein; this encodes MLNSYLEHAQLNIEQQLIHAELEKLDQYLNNNAAPAVRLEYQIPELGEGGACSLFGYLQDEPFKLSDYVSQSAQTTEKLAQLQLIVDYVIENTQLDWYGIYQNTVTNEGEQLLKLAYFGAPSRPLFPLTDEFAMGSNNVQVALSGKGRVINNVEQYIAAGGEYYTCDPKVKAEACLPLFNAQQQCVGIVDGEAFNTDFFDKATLALLIACCIKIPHFLV
- a CDS encoding amino acid aminotransferase, with the protein product MFSVLKPLPTDPILGLMAAYKQDTNPNKIDLGVGVYKDEQGNTPVLKSVKKAEAFRLENEMSKSYIGLAGNLDYCQQMENLLLGEHPALLANRVRTAQAPGGTGALRVAAEFIVRCNPGATVWVTNPTWANHISLFEAAGLTVKEYPYYDYENKDLLFDEMVETLTQVPKGDVVLLHACCHNPSGMDLNETQWNTIAELAKDVGFTPLIDIAYQGFGSSLEEDANGLRILANAVEELIICSSCSKNFGLYRERIGACSIIAKDSATADISNSVLLSVVRSIYSMPPAHGADIVNTILSSTELTQLWHSELDEMRNRINGLRSLIKDSLAAKDIAQDFSFIDRQHGMFSFLGINKEQIERLQKEYGIYIVGSSRVNVAGISQANIDYFANAVADVCK
- a CDS encoding DUF3379 family protein, translating into MDELEFRRRTIAQPNELDKELQEFANSSADRQQFLNESKAFGKQLDDALDITVPENLAERIILNTSLKEKARTDELEQKGNVISARSWFKFDRVHLALAASFVVAVSAFMFSAEQNINHAAGEHALAHVYHEVYVLNKTQPISIQTINEKLALLGGQLTDLPGKVTYVNFCDFQGEKGIHLVFESDFGPMTVFIVPSENKVFEIGSGDFSDSRYAGHISRGKQADTVLIASLGSPVDMYNERIAGAIRWL
- a CDS encoding sigma-70 family RNA polymerase sigma factor; amino-acid sequence: MFGNKKSNDRVLINMAEKQQRYEALVHVYHKELYRFAYWLCNDPTIADDLVQETFLRAWRSLDSLLDQKAAKPWLLTILRRENARRFERKQFDYSDVDNDTLVDQTSHSLDAAMEQTVIQRQISLLADEYKEPLLLQVVMGCTGDEIADILNLNKNTVMTRLFRAKNQLKEALSRDDDQLKGASK